From the genome of Halonatronomonas betaini, one region includes:
- a CDS encoding DUF6485 family protein, which produces MAECKNIEENKEICNCTYSCPRKGLCCECLHYHREKGQLPACYFNDEAEKTYDRSIEHFISLNQ; this is translated from the coding sequence ATGGCTGAATGCAAAAATATTGAAGAAAACAAAGAAATCTGCAACTGTACTTATAGCTGTCCTAGAAAAGGCCTATGCTGTGAATGTCTCCATTATCACAGAGAAAAGGGCCAGTTACCTGCCTGTTATTTCAATGATGAAGCAGAAAAGACATACGACCGGAGCATCGAACATTTTATCAGCTTAAATCAATAA